One Cyprinus carpio isolate SPL01 chromosome A16, ASM1834038v1, whole genome shotgun sequence genomic region harbors:
- the phf20l1 gene encoding PHD finger protein 20-like protein 1 isoform X1, giving the protein MSKKPPNRPGITFEVGTRIEAQDYLQKWYPSRIEKIDYDEGKMLVHFDRWSHRYDEWILWDSNRLRPLERPALRKEGLKEEEVSERLGEMRASRLRELPGSTESTEDQKDLPQQRQELRDGEEVLARWTDCRYYPAKIERINKEGTYTVQFYDGVIRCVKRIHIKSMPEDAKGQQDWIALVKAASAAAKNKGGNRPRTSANSNKDREDRREQRSDEELDDDDEDDDDDSESEKLAELDSEEEDSKPAAEELEPATAKRRRKRQGNLCSSKRKRLSKGAGCADSESECKAESKELPVTSPQKVSGAEASPDDERSQSVSFQKTPALLSSPSLCKSRSRRLKHDSGESTTSNQNTTAVPEPSPSPSSAHTLPDSSHTAPTNSPQKRRRSQRLATSSDQAYPSSPHMRDSSTHPPPDDSQKAGEDSSTAVKTEAPSQKPASGSPSTAPPTSITQSPVTEKDKMTDMLSSNQTTLEGNSPSVVTAPVQKVPSRTPKANKHAREPIINTKRSDDPTAPNESLIDLDHNKFKCKVPGCSKAFRKAKLLDYHLKYYHNTEKEMDSEVCSPERVGRTRATSASMPTSTLSDMPDNKRRRTASTSSSLSSQGFMLQMDSSGCVRPPKFCKKKRSSASVSSDSTEVSLPPPTFDNLHDKIIKKDKHLDGLCIKTERKFKLEDKCQLFVKKRDKDRRKEKDLFRIKQKKKKKKKKKSKLHCYSDLDEMSLAYLDRLSSPIHRSSSGAFKHSTFQYPRAILSVDLTGENLSDIDFLEDSTTESLLFSGDEYNQDLDSITMEDFQYEDDDGANEIVRCICEMDEENGFMIQCEECMCWQHSVCMGLLEDSIPDHYICYICRDPPGQRWSAKYRHDKDWLQKGHMYGLSFLTENYSHQNAKKIVSTHQLLADVYSVKNLLHGLQLKMDILQNKHNPSLHLWSRSWVNSDEDQPMGGIPDCLHFKEHLNLNSNPETYITSEHSYQKPPGTGLEHTRDEQGMQTASQFNLKEEEVSSAIALTGCVNDSNLVSKEQARNCLQWQMNLLTHIEDVQNQLSGRMDLIEKELDVLESWLDFTGELEPPDPLARLPQVKCRIKQLLTDLGKVQQMSTLCSV; this is encoded by the exons ATGAGCAAGAAACCTCCAAATCGACCAGGGATCACTTTTGAGGTTGGCACCAGGATCGAGGCCCAGGACTACCTGCAAAAATG GTACCCTTCACGTATCGAAAAGATTGATTACGATGAAGGAAAGATGCTTGTGCATTTTGACCGTTGGAGCCATCGGTACGATGAATGGATTCTCTGGGACAGCAACAGACTTCGGCCATTAGAGAGACCGGCACTCCGCAAAGAGGGTCTCAAAGAAGAGGAGGTGTCT GAGAGACTCGGCGAGATGAGAGCATCTCGTCTTCGTGAGCTTCCTGGAAGTACAGAGAGCACAGAGGACCAAAAAGACTTACCCCAGCAGAGACAA gAATTGAGAGATGGTGAGGAGGTGCTTGCCCGATGGACAGATTGCCGCTACTACCCTGCCAAGATTGAAAGGATCAACAAGGAAG GAACTTACACTGTACAATTTTATGATGGAGTCATTCGCTGCGTGAAAAGAATCCATATCAAGTCCATGCCAGAAGATGCAAAAGGACAA CAGGACTGGATCGCTCTGGTGAAGGCTGCTTCAGCTGCAGCCAAGAATAAAGGAGGGAACAGACCACGTACCAGCGCCAACAGCAACAAAGACCGAGAAGACAGGAGGGAACAGCGCTCAGATGAAGAGCTTGATGATGATgacgaagatgatgatgatgatagcgAATCAGAGAAACTTG CAGAACTGGACTCAGAAGAGGAGGACAGTAAGCCAGCTGCTGAGGAGCTTGAACCAGCTACAGCAAAGAGGCGGAGAAAAAGACAAGGCAACTTGTGCAGCAGTAAAAGGAAACGTCTTAGCAAGGGGGCAG GATGTGCTGACTCTGAGTCTGAATGCAAAGCAGAGTCAAAAGAGCTTCCAGTGACATCACCGCAG AAAGTGTCAGGTGCAGAGGCTAGTCCTGATGATGAGAGATCCCAGTCCGTCAGTTTTCAAAAAACTCCAGCACTCCTCTCTAGCCCATCCCTGTGCAAGTCTCGCTCAAGAAGACTCAAACATGACTCAGGAGAGTCCACCACTAGCAATCAGAACACAACCGCAGTCCCCGAACCCAGTCCTTCACCCAGTTCGGCACACACCCTCCCAGACAGTTCACACACTG CCCCTACCAACTCCCCCCAGAAAAGGAGACGATCCCAGCGTCTAGCAACCAGCTCTGACCAGGCTTATCCCTCTTCACCACACATGAGGGATTCCAGCACTCACCCTCCTCCAGATGACTCTCAAAAAGCTG gtgaagaCAGCAGCACTGCAGTTAAAACAGAAGCTCCTTCTCAAAAGCCAGCTTCAGGAAGTCCATCCACAGCTCCTCCCACTAGCATTACTCAGTCACCAGTCACTGAGAAGGACAAGATGACTGACATGTTATCCAGTAATCAAACAACTCTTGAAGGGAACTCACCTTCTGTAGTGACAG CTCCAGTTCAGAAAGTTCCTTCCAGGACTCCTAAAGCCAACAAACACGCCAGAGAGCCAA TTATAAACACCAAAAGGTCTGATGATCCCACTGCTCCCAATGAGTCTTTAATAGACTTGGACCATAATAAATTTAAGTGTAAAGTCCCTGGCTGCTCTAAAGCATTCCGGAAAGCAAAGCTGCTGGACTACCACCTGAAGTACTATCATAACACTGAGAAAGAAATGGACAGTGAAGTCTGCTCACCAGAGAGGGTTGGCCGCACCAGGGCCACATCTGCTTCCATGCCTACGAGCACCTTGTCTGATATGCCAGATAACAAGAGACGCAGGACCGCCTCTACTTCTTCTT CTCTGTCCTCTCAGGGCTTCATGCTTCAAATGGACAGCTCTGGCTGTGTGAGGCCTCCTAAGTTCTGTAAGAAGAAACGTTCTTCTGCCTCTGTAAGTTCAGACAGTACAGAGGTCTCTCTTCCACCTCCTACGTTTGATAATCTCCATGATAAGATTATCAAGAAGGATAAGCACCTAGATG GGCTTTGTATAAAGACAGAGCGGAAATTCAAACTGGAGGATAAATGTCAGTTGTTTG TGAAAAAGAGGGATAAAGacagaaggaaagagaaagaccTTTTCCGaattaaacagaagaaaaagaaaaaaaagaagaagaaatcaaaGCTGCACT GTTATTCAGACCTGGATGAGATGTCATTGGCTTATTTGGATAGACTGTCTTCCCCAATACATCGTTCTTCCTCTGGTGCCTTCAAGCACAGCACCTTCCAGTACCCTCGTGCCATACTGTCTGTCGACCTCACCGGGGAGA ACCTGTCAGACATCGACTTCCTGGAAGACTCGACCACTGAGAGTTTGCTTTTCAGTGGAGATGAGTATAACCAGGATCTAGACTCGATCACTATGGAGGACTTCCAgtatgaggatgatgatggtgcCAATGAAATTGTTCGCTGCATCTGTGAGATGGATGAAGAAAACGGCTTCATGATTCAG tgtgaggagtgtatgtgcTGGCAGCATAGTGTGTGTATGGGGCTTTTGGAGGACAGCATCCCCGATCACTACATATGTTACATCTGCAGAGACCCTCCAG gtcagaGGTGGAGTGCTAAATACCGCCATGATAAAGACTGGCTACAGAAGGGCCACATGTATGGCCTGTCCTTCCTCACGGAGAACTACTCGCATCAGAATGCCAAGAAGATCGTGTCCACTCACCAGCTGCTGGCTGATGTTTACAGTGTTAAAAATTTGCTCCATGGCCTTCAGCTGAAGATGGATATTTTACA aaacaaacataacccAAGTTTGCACTTGTGGTCCCGGTCTTGGGTGAACTCTGATGAGGACCAACCTATGGGTGGCATTCCAGACTGTCTACATTTTAAAGAGCACCTCAACCTGAACTCAAACCCTGAAACGTATATTACCAGCGAACACAGCTACCAGAAACCTCCCGGTACAGGCCTCGAACACACAAGGGATGAGCAGGGGATGCAAACAGCCTCTCAGTTTAACCTAAAGGAAGAAGAG GTGAGCAGTGCCATTGCTCTGACTGGCTGTGTGAATGACAGCAATCTGGTCTCCAAGGAGCAGGCCAGGAACTGTCTGCAGTGGCAGATGAACCTGCTTACACACATAGAGGATGTTCAGAACCAGCTGTCTGGCCGTATGGACCTCATTGAGAAAGAGCTTGATG TGCTCGAGAGTTGGTTGGACTTCACAGGAGAATTGGAGCCCCCTGATCCCCTGGCCCGACTCCCACAGGTCAAGTGCCGCATCAAACAGCTTCTGACAGACCTGGGAAAAGTGCAGCAGATGAGCACCCTCTGCTCTGTGTGA
- the phf20l1 gene encoding PHD finger protein 20-like protein 1 isoform X2: MSKKPPNRPGITFEVGTRIEAQDYLQKWYPSRIEKIDYDEGKMLVHFDRWSHRYDEWILWDSNRLRPLERPALRKEGLKEEEVSERLGEMRASRLRELPGSTESTEDQKDLPQQRQELRDGEEVLARWTDCRYYPAKIERINKEGTYTVQFYDGVIRCVKRIHIKSMPEDAKGQDWIALVKAASAAAKNKGGNRPRTSANSNKDREDRREQRSDEELDDDDEDDDDDSESEKLAELDSEEEDSKPAAEELEPATAKRRRKRQGNLCSSKRKRLSKGAGCADSESECKAESKELPVTSPQKVSGAEASPDDERSQSVSFQKTPALLSSPSLCKSRSRRLKHDSGESTTSNQNTTAVPEPSPSPSSAHTLPDSSHTAPTNSPQKRRRSQRLATSSDQAYPSSPHMRDSSTHPPPDDSQKAGEDSSTAVKTEAPSQKPASGSPSTAPPTSITQSPVTEKDKMTDMLSSNQTTLEGNSPSVVTAPVQKVPSRTPKANKHAREPIINTKRSDDPTAPNESLIDLDHNKFKCKVPGCSKAFRKAKLLDYHLKYYHNTEKEMDSEVCSPERVGRTRATSASMPTSTLSDMPDNKRRRTASTSSSLSSQGFMLQMDSSGCVRPPKFCKKKRSSASVSSDSTEVSLPPPTFDNLHDKIIKKDKHLDGLCIKTERKFKLEDKCQLFVKKRDKDRRKEKDLFRIKQKKKKKKKKKSKLHCYSDLDEMSLAYLDRLSSPIHRSSSGAFKHSTFQYPRAILSVDLTGENLSDIDFLEDSTTESLLFSGDEYNQDLDSITMEDFQYEDDDGANEIVRCICEMDEENGFMIQCEECMCWQHSVCMGLLEDSIPDHYICYICRDPPGQRWSAKYRHDKDWLQKGHMYGLSFLTENYSHQNAKKIVSTHQLLADVYSVKNLLHGLQLKMDILQNKHNPSLHLWSRSWVNSDEDQPMGGIPDCLHFKEHLNLNSNPETYITSEHSYQKPPGTGLEHTRDEQGMQTASQFNLKEEEVSSAIALTGCVNDSNLVSKEQARNCLQWQMNLLTHIEDVQNQLSGRMDLIEKELDVLESWLDFTGELEPPDPLARLPQVKCRIKQLLTDLGKVQQMSTLCSV, from the exons ATGAGCAAGAAACCTCCAAATCGACCAGGGATCACTTTTGAGGTTGGCACCAGGATCGAGGCCCAGGACTACCTGCAAAAATG GTACCCTTCACGTATCGAAAAGATTGATTACGATGAAGGAAAGATGCTTGTGCATTTTGACCGTTGGAGCCATCGGTACGATGAATGGATTCTCTGGGACAGCAACAGACTTCGGCCATTAGAGAGACCGGCACTCCGCAAAGAGGGTCTCAAAGAAGAGGAGGTGTCT GAGAGACTCGGCGAGATGAGAGCATCTCGTCTTCGTGAGCTTCCTGGAAGTACAGAGAGCACAGAGGACCAAAAAGACTTACCCCAGCAGAGACAA gAATTGAGAGATGGTGAGGAGGTGCTTGCCCGATGGACAGATTGCCGCTACTACCCTGCCAAGATTGAAAGGATCAACAAGGAAG GAACTTACACTGTACAATTTTATGATGGAGTCATTCGCTGCGTGAAAAGAATCCATATCAAGTCCATGCCAGAAGATGCAAAAGGACAA GACTGGATCGCTCTGGTGAAGGCTGCTTCAGCTGCAGCCAAGAATAAAGGAGGGAACAGACCACGTACCAGCGCCAACAGCAACAAAGACCGAGAAGACAGGAGGGAACAGCGCTCAGATGAAGAGCTTGATGATGATgacgaagatgatgatgatgatagcgAATCAGAGAAACTTG CAGAACTGGACTCAGAAGAGGAGGACAGTAAGCCAGCTGCTGAGGAGCTTGAACCAGCTACAGCAAAGAGGCGGAGAAAAAGACAAGGCAACTTGTGCAGCAGTAAAAGGAAACGTCTTAGCAAGGGGGCAG GATGTGCTGACTCTGAGTCTGAATGCAAAGCAGAGTCAAAAGAGCTTCCAGTGACATCACCGCAG AAAGTGTCAGGTGCAGAGGCTAGTCCTGATGATGAGAGATCCCAGTCCGTCAGTTTTCAAAAAACTCCAGCACTCCTCTCTAGCCCATCCCTGTGCAAGTCTCGCTCAAGAAGACTCAAACATGACTCAGGAGAGTCCACCACTAGCAATCAGAACACAACCGCAGTCCCCGAACCCAGTCCTTCACCCAGTTCGGCACACACCCTCCCAGACAGTTCACACACTG CCCCTACCAACTCCCCCCAGAAAAGGAGACGATCCCAGCGTCTAGCAACCAGCTCTGACCAGGCTTATCCCTCTTCACCACACATGAGGGATTCCAGCACTCACCCTCCTCCAGATGACTCTCAAAAAGCTG gtgaagaCAGCAGCACTGCAGTTAAAACAGAAGCTCCTTCTCAAAAGCCAGCTTCAGGAAGTCCATCCACAGCTCCTCCCACTAGCATTACTCAGTCACCAGTCACTGAGAAGGACAAGATGACTGACATGTTATCCAGTAATCAAACAACTCTTGAAGGGAACTCACCTTCTGTAGTGACAG CTCCAGTTCAGAAAGTTCCTTCCAGGACTCCTAAAGCCAACAAACACGCCAGAGAGCCAA TTATAAACACCAAAAGGTCTGATGATCCCACTGCTCCCAATGAGTCTTTAATAGACTTGGACCATAATAAATTTAAGTGTAAAGTCCCTGGCTGCTCTAAAGCATTCCGGAAAGCAAAGCTGCTGGACTACCACCTGAAGTACTATCATAACACTGAGAAAGAAATGGACAGTGAAGTCTGCTCACCAGAGAGGGTTGGCCGCACCAGGGCCACATCTGCTTCCATGCCTACGAGCACCTTGTCTGATATGCCAGATAACAAGAGACGCAGGACCGCCTCTACTTCTTCTT CTCTGTCCTCTCAGGGCTTCATGCTTCAAATGGACAGCTCTGGCTGTGTGAGGCCTCCTAAGTTCTGTAAGAAGAAACGTTCTTCTGCCTCTGTAAGTTCAGACAGTACAGAGGTCTCTCTTCCACCTCCTACGTTTGATAATCTCCATGATAAGATTATCAAGAAGGATAAGCACCTAGATG GGCTTTGTATAAAGACAGAGCGGAAATTCAAACTGGAGGATAAATGTCAGTTGTTTG TGAAAAAGAGGGATAAAGacagaaggaaagagaaagaccTTTTCCGaattaaacagaagaaaaagaaaaaaaagaagaagaaatcaaaGCTGCACT GTTATTCAGACCTGGATGAGATGTCATTGGCTTATTTGGATAGACTGTCTTCCCCAATACATCGTTCTTCCTCTGGTGCCTTCAAGCACAGCACCTTCCAGTACCCTCGTGCCATACTGTCTGTCGACCTCACCGGGGAGA ACCTGTCAGACATCGACTTCCTGGAAGACTCGACCACTGAGAGTTTGCTTTTCAGTGGAGATGAGTATAACCAGGATCTAGACTCGATCACTATGGAGGACTTCCAgtatgaggatgatgatggtgcCAATGAAATTGTTCGCTGCATCTGTGAGATGGATGAAGAAAACGGCTTCATGATTCAG tgtgaggagtgtatgtgcTGGCAGCATAGTGTGTGTATGGGGCTTTTGGAGGACAGCATCCCCGATCACTACATATGTTACATCTGCAGAGACCCTCCAG gtcagaGGTGGAGTGCTAAATACCGCCATGATAAAGACTGGCTACAGAAGGGCCACATGTATGGCCTGTCCTTCCTCACGGAGAACTACTCGCATCAGAATGCCAAGAAGATCGTGTCCACTCACCAGCTGCTGGCTGATGTTTACAGTGTTAAAAATTTGCTCCATGGCCTTCAGCTGAAGATGGATATTTTACA aaacaaacataacccAAGTTTGCACTTGTGGTCCCGGTCTTGGGTGAACTCTGATGAGGACCAACCTATGGGTGGCATTCCAGACTGTCTACATTTTAAAGAGCACCTCAACCTGAACTCAAACCCTGAAACGTATATTACCAGCGAACACAGCTACCAGAAACCTCCCGGTACAGGCCTCGAACACACAAGGGATGAGCAGGGGATGCAAACAGCCTCTCAGTTTAACCTAAAGGAAGAAGAG GTGAGCAGTGCCATTGCTCTGACTGGCTGTGTGAATGACAGCAATCTGGTCTCCAAGGAGCAGGCCAGGAACTGTCTGCAGTGGCAGATGAACCTGCTTACACACATAGAGGATGTTCAGAACCAGCTGTCTGGCCGTATGGACCTCATTGAGAAAGAGCTTGATG TGCTCGAGAGTTGGTTGGACTTCACAGGAGAATTGGAGCCCCCTGATCCCCTGGCCCGACTCCCACAGGTCAAGTGCCGCATCAAACAGCTTCTGACAGACCTGGGAAAAGTGCAGCAGATGAGCACCCTCTGCTCTGTGTGA
- the phf20l1 gene encoding PHD finger protein 20-like protein 1 isoform X4 yields the protein MSKKPPNRPGITFEVGTRIEAQDYLQKWYPSRIEKIDYDEGKMLVHFDRWSHRYDEWILWDSNRLRPLERPALRKEGLKEEEERLGEMRASRLRELPGSTESTEDQKDLPQQRQELRDGEEVLARWTDCRYYPAKIERINKEGTYTVQFYDGVIRCVKRIHIKSMPEDAKGQQDWIALVKAASAAAKNKGGNRPRTSANSNKDREDRREQRSDEELDDDDEDDDDDSESEKLAELDSEEEDSKPAAEELEPATAKRRRKRQGNLCSSKRKRLSKGAGCADSESECKAESKELPVTSPQKVSGAEASPDDERSQSVSFQKTPALLSSPSLCKSRSRRLKHDSGESTTSNQNTTAVPEPSPSPSSAHTLPDSSHTAPTNSPQKRRRSQRLATSSDQAYPSSPHMRDSSTHPPPDDSQKAGEDSSTAVKTEAPSQKPASGSPSTAPPTSITQSPVTEKDKMTDMLSSNQTTLEGNSPSVVTAPVQKVPSRTPKANKHAREPIINTKRSDDPTAPNESLIDLDHNKFKCKVPGCSKAFRKAKLLDYHLKYYHNTEKEMDSEVCSPERVGRTRATSASMPTSTLSDMPDNKRRRTASTSSSLSSQGFMLQMDSSGCVRPPKFCKKKRSSASVSSDSTEVSLPPPTFDNLHDKIIKKDKHLDGLCIKTERKFKLEDKCQLFVKKRDKDRRKEKDLFRIKQKKKKKKKKKSKLHCYSDLDEMSLAYLDRLSSPIHRSSSGAFKHSTFQYPRAILSVDLTGENLSDIDFLEDSTTESLLFSGDEYNQDLDSITMEDFQYEDDDGANEIVRCICEMDEENGFMIQCEECMCWQHSVCMGLLEDSIPDHYICYICRDPPGQRWSAKYRHDKDWLQKGHMYGLSFLTENYSHQNAKKIVSTHQLLADVYSVKNLLHGLQLKMDILQNKHNPSLHLWSRSWVNSDEDQPMGGIPDCLHFKEHLNLNSNPETYITSEHSYQKPPGTGLEHTRDEQGMQTASQFNLKEEEVSSAIALTGCVNDSNLVSKEQARNCLQWQMNLLTHIEDVQNQLSGRMDLIEKELDVLESWLDFTGELEPPDPLARLPQVKCRIKQLLTDLGKVQQMSTLCSV from the exons ATGAGCAAGAAACCTCCAAATCGACCAGGGATCACTTTTGAGGTTGGCACCAGGATCGAGGCCCAGGACTACCTGCAAAAATG GTACCCTTCACGTATCGAAAAGATTGATTACGATGAAGGAAAGATGCTTGTGCATTTTGACCGTTGGAGCCATCGGTACGATGAATGGATTCTCTGGGACAGCAACAGACTTCGGCCATTAGAGAGACCGGCACTCCGCAAAGAGGGTCTCAAAGAAGAGGAG GAGAGACTCGGCGAGATGAGAGCATCTCGTCTTCGTGAGCTTCCTGGAAGTACAGAGAGCACAGAGGACCAAAAAGACTTACCCCAGCAGAGACAA gAATTGAGAGATGGTGAGGAGGTGCTTGCCCGATGGACAGATTGCCGCTACTACCCTGCCAAGATTGAAAGGATCAACAAGGAAG GAACTTACACTGTACAATTTTATGATGGAGTCATTCGCTGCGTGAAAAGAATCCATATCAAGTCCATGCCAGAAGATGCAAAAGGACAA CAGGACTGGATCGCTCTGGTGAAGGCTGCTTCAGCTGCAGCCAAGAATAAAGGAGGGAACAGACCACGTACCAGCGCCAACAGCAACAAAGACCGAGAAGACAGGAGGGAACAGCGCTCAGATGAAGAGCTTGATGATGATgacgaagatgatgatgatgatagcgAATCAGAGAAACTTG CAGAACTGGACTCAGAAGAGGAGGACAGTAAGCCAGCTGCTGAGGAGCTTGAACCAGCTACAGCAAAGAGGCGGAGAAAAAGACAAGGCAACTTGTGCAGCAGTAAAAGGAAACGTCTTAGCAAGGGGGCAG GATGTGCTGACTCTGAGTCTGAATGCAAAGCAGAGTCAAAAGAGCTTCCAGTGACATCACCGCAG AAAGTGTCAGGTGCAGAGGCTAGTCCTGATGATGAGAGATCCCAGTCCGTCAGTTTTCAAAAAACTCCAGCACTCCTCTCTAGCCCATCCCTGTGCAAGTCTCGCTCAAGAAGACTCAAACATGACTCAGGAGAGTCCACCACTAGCAATCAGAACACAACCGCAGTCCCCGAACCCAGTCCTTCACCCAGTTCGGCACACACCCTCCCAGACAGTTCACACACTG CCCCTACCAACTCCCCCCAGAAAAGGAGACGATCCCAGCGTCTAGCAACCAGCTCTGACCAGGCTTATCCCTCTTCACCACACATGAGGGATTCCAGCACTCACCCTCCTCCAGATGACTCTCAAAAAGCTG gtgaagaCAGCAGCACTGCAGTTAAAACAGAAGCTCCTTCTCAAAAGCCAGCTTCAGGAAGTCCATCCACAGCTCCTCCCACTAGCATTACTCAGTCACCAGTCACTGAGAAGGACAAGATGACTGACATGTTATCCAGTAATCAAACAACTCTTGAAGGGAACTCACCTTCTGTAGTGACAG CTCCAGTTCAGAAAGTTCCTTCCAGGACTCCTAAAGCCAACAAACACGCCAGAGAGCCAA TTATAAACACCAAAAGGTCTGATGATCCCACTGCTCCCAATGAGTCTTTAATAGACTTGGACCATAATAAATTTAAGTGTAAAGTCCCTGGCTGCTCTAAAGCATTCCGGAAAGCAAAGCTGCTGGACTACCACCTGAAGTACTATCATAACACTGAGAAAGAAATGGACAGTGAAGTCTGCTCACCAGAGAGGGTTGGCCGCACCAGGGCCACATCTGCTTCCATGCCTACGAGCACCTTGTCTGATATGCCAGATAACAAGAGACGCAGGACCGCCTCTACTTCTTCTT CTCTGTCCTCTCAGGGCTTCATGCTTCAAATGGACAGCTCTGGCTGTGTGAGGCCTCCTAAGTTCTGTAAGAAGAAACGTTCTTCTGCCTCTGTAAGTTCAGACAGTACAGAGGTCTCTCTTCCACCTCCTACGTTTGATAATCTCCATGATAAGATTATCAAGAAGGATAAGCACCTAGATG GGCTTTGTATAAAGACAGAGCGGAAATTCAAACTGGAGGATAAATGTCAGTTGTTTG TGAAAAAGAGGGATAAAGacagaaggaaagagaaagaccTTTTCCGaattaaacagaagaaaaagaaaaaaaagaagaagaaatcaaaGCTGCACT GTTATTCAGACCTGGATGAGATGTCATTGGCTTATTTGGATAGACTGTCTTCCCCAATACATCGTTCTTCCTCTGGTGCCTTCAAGCACAGCACCTTCCAGTACCCTCGTGCCATACTGTCTGTCGACCTCACCGGGGAGA ACCTGTCAGACATCGACTTCCTGGAAGACTCGACCACTGAGAGTTTGCTTTTCAGTGGAGATGAGTATAACCAGGATCTAGACTCGATCACTATGGAGGACTTCCAgtatgaggatgatgatggtgcCAATGAAATTGTTCGCTGCATCTGTGAGATGGATGAAGAAAACGGCTTCATGATTCAG tgtgaggagtgtatgtgcTGGCAGCATAGTGTGTGTATGGGGCTTTTGGAGGACAGCATCCCCGATCACTACATATGTTACATCTGCAGAGACCCTCCAG gtcagaGGTGGAGTGCTAAATACCGCCATGATAAAGACTGGCTACAGAAGGGCCACATGTATGGCCTGTCCTTCCTCACGGAGAACTACTCGCATCAGAATGCCAAGAAGATCGTGTCCACTCACCAGCTGCTGGCTGATGTTTACAGTGTTAAAAATTTGCTCCATGGCCTTCAGCTGAAGATGGATATTTTACA aaacaaacataacccAAGTTTGCACTTGTGGTCCCGGTCTTGGGTGAACTCTGATGAGGACCAACCTATGGGTGGCATTCCAGACTGTCTACATTTTAAAGAGCACCTCAACCTGAACTCAAACCCTGAAACGTATATTACCAGCGAACACAGCTACCAGAAACCTCCCGGTACAGGCCTCGAACACACAAGGGATGAGCAGGGGATGCAAACAGCCTCTCAGTTTAACCTAAAGGAAGAAGAG GTGAGCAGTGCCATTGCTCTGACTGGCTGTGTGAATGACAGCAATCTGGTCTCCAAGGAGCAGGCCAGGAACTGTCTGCAGTGGCAGATGAACCTGCTTACACACATAGAGGATGTTCAGAACCAGCTGTCTGGCCGTATGGACCTCATTGAGAAAGAGCTTGATG TGCTCGAGAGTTGGTTGGACTTCACAGGAGAATTGGAGCCCCCTGATCCCCTGGCCCGACTCCCACAGGTCAAGTGCCGCATCAAACAGCTTCTGACAGACCTGGGAAAAGTGCAGCAGATGAGCACCCTCTGCTCTGTGTGA